TATCTGCCATGGTGGAGTACTTTCTTCTATGAAGCTTTGTCGGCTGAATATAGTCTCAGTATTCCGCATGATGTGCCGGGATTGGTAGAGTTGTGCGGCGGCAAGGAGGCTTTTATCAAGCGCCTTCATACATTCTTTGCCAACAAACATTATAATGTTGCTAACGAACCGAGTTTTATGACTCCTTATCTCTACCATTGGGTGGATAGACCTGATCTGAGTGTAGCACGTATCAGACAGATTGTGAATGACAACTATAACGATACTCCGCTCGGTTTGCCGGGAAATGATGATAGCGGCGCCATGTCTTCCTGGCTTGTCTTCAATATGATGGGGCTTTATCCCGTGGCTGGACAGAATCTCTATCTGGTAGGCTCGCCGCTGATTCCTGAATATACGATTCATCTGGAGAATGGTAAAAAACTGCAAGTGGTAAGGGATGAAAAGATGAAATCCTGGGATAGGAAATTCTTGACTCATGAGTTATTAACAAATGGTGGAAAACTTGTGCTTCCTGGTTTTTCTGCTGTTGATTCTACTGTTGATAACGGTGCTAAGATGCTGATTTCTAATCAGAAAGAGCGTTTTCCACGTTGTGAACAAGATGTGGATAACTTGTTGAAAAGTATTCCTTCACAAGGGATTTCTCATTTCGTTTTAAACCGTCAGTATCGCAATTGGGAGCTCGGGGCAACTTATCTGAATGGAAACCGTGACACCCTGTATTTGAAATGCAACCAGTCGGTCTATCTGATACCGGAAAGACTGGTGGATGAGGCTACTGGTTTCTCTTGGGATAGTCCGCAGAAAGGAAAGAATATCTATGTCTGCAACAAGTCGCAGAATAAAGGTATGCGTGATGGTACCTTCCTGTTTATTTCCAGAAAAGCCTTACAGCAGTTGCTTCATTCTGGTACTTTCATCTATAATGATATTACTTGGCGACAGGTGTCAAGGGATGCAAAGATCGTTGTCGTGCGGGCGGATATAGATGGCACAACGATGTGTATCAGTCTTTGTCACCAACTGCCATGGGTGCTTTGGATGAAAAACAATCCTTTAGGTATTGATTGGACCCTCACAGGAATGCTTCCGGACAGGAAATGATTCTTCCTACGGAAAATTGTTTCAGATTTGTTCTAATAATAGAATTAATTTTGTAACTTTGTGGAAAAATATAAAAGCCTAATGAAGAAAGTAATATTAGTAATCGGTTTTGTCATGTGTCTCTTGCTGGTACAAGCTCAGACCCGTCGCCAGATGGGTGGGGTGTACTGCGCTTATCCTTTTACTGAGGTAGAGACTGGTAAAACTCTTTCCATCGAGAAATATGAGGATGAGGATAATCTGGTTCTGGAGGGTTACACTCCTTTCTATATAAGTCATTATGGTCGTCATGGTTCCCGTTGGATGCCCCATGATGACCGCTATACCTGGGTGAACCGTCACTTTGAGGATGTGTCCAATCTTACTCCTTTAGGAAAAAAGGTAAGGAAAATCTTATGGCGAGTATGGGATAATGCTCAGGGTAATGGTGGTAAACTGTCGAAATTAGGCGCTCTTCAGCATCGGGGCATTGCCAATCGTATGTATCAACGCTTTCCTCATATTTTTGCTACAGGTAATCGTGTGACGGCACGTTCAAGTGTCGTTGACCGTTGTGTGAAAAGTATGTTGGCTTTTACGGATGAATTGCATCATTTGCAGCCGTCACTAACGATGGATGTAAAGACCGATTCTGCTGATATGGCATGGATTGCCTATACTTCTCCGGAAGAAAAAGCATTGGAAAACAGGACAAAGGTTACGCCAAAGGTTTCTACAGAAAGATTCATGCATCTGCTTTTCAAGGATATTTCCAAGATTGATGATCCGATGAAGTTGATGGGGGAGATGCAGGCCATCACTTCCTCTATTCAGGATGTGGGTTTGAATTTCAAGTCTTATCCGAAAGATATAGAGGAGCAGTTGAATGCCCTCTTTACTGATGAGGAATTCCGTGCTTTCTATGAAGCCAACAATAAGCGTATGACGATCTGTAATGGAGAGGATCTCTATAATGAACGGATTCCGATGCGCTCTGCTGTTTCTTTGTGGCATCATATCAGAGATGATGCTGATAGGGCTTTGGCTTTGGGTAAGCCTTCTGCTGATTTGCGCTTCGGACATGATACCAATCTCTATCGCCTGCTTACTCTTTTGGGGGCTGGCTATGAAAGGGTTACTGAAGAGACGGGAATGTTTGAAAGTTCCTGCGACCGATATGACTATAATCGCATGGATGTTGTGGTTCCAATGGCTACCAACCTACAGATGATTTTCTATAAGAAGGATGTGCCGGACGAGGCTCATCCTGAGAAAAATATTGTGGTAAGACTGTTGTATAATGAGGTGAACGAGGCACAGATCAAAGGCATGGAAGATGTGTTCTATGGTTCTGATGCTCCGTCTTATGATAAAAACTATTTTTCCTGGGAAGAATTCAAGCAGTATATGGAAAGCCGAATAGACAAGGCAGAACATGTACGTCAGCTCCATGCCCTCAATACGATGGTGGGCACAGCGCAGGCTAATACCAAGACGGCTGGCATGTTTGGTAAGGGAAGTGAGGAACATGGACAAACCCTTCCTGCCGTACTGGTGCCTAACGGACAGAATTCCTGGACTCCTCAGACTCAAGATACGGAGAAAAAGTGTATTGCACCTTATTATTATAAGGATACAGAATTGCAGGGCTTTCGCAACAGCCATTGGATAGTAGGAGGTTGCACCCAGGATTACGGTTCCTTTACGGTGGCAACTTTGGGCGGTAAACTGAGATTGCAGCCAGAGGAACGTGCTACTCCTTTTTCGCATGCAGATGAAATATCTCACCCTCATTACTATGCGATCAACTTGAAGAAAGAACATCTTAAAACCGAACTTACGGCTTTGAGCCATACTGCCATCTTGCGTGTAACACCACAGGAAGACCAAGATGTTCATATCGTCATCAATCCGAATAGTGACGAGGGGGAAGGATACATAGAGATCGATACGCTGAATCATAGAGTTTATGGTTATAATCCTGTGCATCGCATCTACCAAGGATGGGGTGAACCAGCAGGATTCAGTGGGCATTTTATCTTGGAATATCCTGAAGGACTGGTTGATTTCGGTGTGTTCTCCAAGGAGAATAAGAAAGGAAAGGGATTGGAGGCTAAAGGTGCCCGCATCGGGGCTTGGCTTACTTTCAAAGGTCAGACCGAAAAATCGATGGAATTAAGAACCGCCAGTTCGTTTACAGGCAAGGAAAATGCGCTTTCCAATTTAGAGAAAGAAGTGGATAACTTGGCAAGTAGTTTTGATGAGATGCGGGAAAGAGCCATCGATGCATGGTGCGACCGCTTTCATACGATAGATGTGCAAAGCAAGGATACGGCTAAGGTCAACCAGTTTTATGGAGCCTTCTACCGTGCTTCGTTCCTGCCTCGTCAGATGAGTGATGTGAATGGCGACTACCCACCATTTGCTCATGGAGAGACGAAGCAAGAGAATCCTTCACTCGTCACTCTTCATTCTTCACTTCCAAAAGCATACGGAGATTTCTCTATGTGGGATATCTATCGTGCCGAACTTCCTCTCTATAATATCATCACGCCAACTTTGTCGGGTGACATGATGCAGTCGCTGGTCAATATGTACAAGGAGGGTGGATGGATGCCAATTTTCCCTTGTTGGAACAGTTATACGGCAGCGATGATTGGCGACCATGCCGGTGTTGCTCTGGCGGATGCTTATGTCAAGGGCATTCGTGGCTTTGATGCGCAGACAGCATACCAGGGGATGCGTAAAAATGCTTTCCAGAGTCCGAAGTCTTTTGAGGAGTATAAGAATGGTATGGGAAGAAGGGCTTTGAAGTCATATCTCAAATATGGATTTATTCCGATGGAGGATAGTGTGAAAGAGGCTTTTCATCAGAATGAGCAGACCTCCCGTACTTTGGAATATGCTTTTGATGATTTTGCCGTGGCACAGATGGCAAAGTTGTTGGCTGATTCTCTGGAATATCAGAAGAATAAAGGCAATTTTCTGTCCTTGGATAAGAAAATGCTATTAGCAGACTATGAGCAACTGATGCGACGGTCTGAAAACTGGCGTCATGTCATCAATCCAAAGACCGGATGGGCTGACGGTCGTCATCAAAATCGGAAATGGGAAAATAATCTCGATCTGGTGCATCGCAAGAGTTATATTACCGAGGGGGCTACCTGTCACTATACCTGGTATGTGCCTCAGAATGTGGAGGGACTTTTCCAAGTTATCAACAATAGTGGGCAGAACGTCATCACACGTCTGGACAGAATGTTTGATGAAGGATTGTACTGGCATGGTAACGAACCTTGTCATCAGATAGCCTACCTTTATAATAAGGCTGGTGCTCCCTGGAAGACCCAGCAGCGCATTCATCATATTCTGAATACCGAATATAATGATACTCCTGGAGGACTGTCGGGTAATGATGATGCGGGTCAGATGTCGGCTTGGTATATGTTTTCAGCCATCGGGTTCTATCCCGTATGTCCGGCTACACCTTATTATTATATAGGCACGCCAAGTTTTGATAAGGTTACATTCAATTTGGAGAACGGCAGAAAGTTCGAAATTGTTGCTGAGGGAGTCGATGATGAGAACTTCTACATCCAGCAAGTTGACCTGAATGGTAAGTCTGGCTATTATTTGTCTCATGATGATTTGCTGAAAGGTGGAAAACTTTCTTTCAGAATGGGGAATTCTCCTAAATATTAAAATTTAAGAAAATAAGATGATACTGATAGATCCTGTAGGATATTTATATATTGTAACTCCCTTTACTTATTGCAATCGATTTTCTCAATCCCTTTCCATAGCTATATAATATGTTTTTTCGTCCATGTACCCACTTTTATTTTTCCATGCCCACGGAAAAATTCTTGCGTGGGCAGGGAAAAATACCCGTGCAGAGAAGGATATTTAAAGAGTATTTGGTGAAAATGGGAGTGTCATCGAAAAAGGGTGCGTCATGTAGTTATGACACACCCTTTTTCGTCTGTATTTTGTTATTTTTTAGTCTCTGTTGCTGCCTCCGAAAATGCGGAGCAGATAAAGGAAGAGGTTGATGAAATCGAGATACAGGGTGAGTGCACCGAGTAAAGCCAATTTCTGTGCGCCTTCGCTCATGTCGTACTGCATCTGGAGCATCTGCTTGATTTTCTGTGAGTCCCAGGCGGTCAAACCAACAAAGATGGCTACGCCTACATAACTTAAAATGTAGTCAAAGCCAGGACTCTTCAGGAACATATTGACCACAGTAGCGATAATAAGACCAATCAAAGCCATGAAAAGTATCTTGCCGATAGAGGTCAAATCTCTCTTGCTCGTGTATCCGTAAAAAGCCATTGCTCCGAAAGTACCGGCTGTAATGAAGAATACCTTTGCAATGCTTGTCATCTCATAGAGGACGAAGATGGAGGAGAGCGTTGCGCCATTCAATACGGAGTAGAGAATGAAAAGCAATGTGGCTGTGCCCAATGATAGGCGGTTGATTGCGCCACTGATGGCGAAAACCAATACGAACTCGGCGATAATCAATCCCCACATGATAGCGCTGTTAGTGTAAATCGTAGTTAAGAGTGTAGGACTGCTTGCCACACCATAGGCGGTAACACCTGTGATAATGAGTGCAAAGGTCATCCATACATATACTTTGCGCATAAGTGCAGAGAATACGTTGCTTAAACCGCGCTCTTTCTCATTATAAGCGAAACCAGTCTCCTGATTCTGCTCATTTATGAAATTGTACATTTCTTTTTCTGTCATAGTCTTATTTATTTAGTTTATATGATTCTTTTGTTCTGATAAAACTGCTTTGTTTTGATAATCCTGCTAAATTTTGATAATCCTACTCTATTATGTATGATTCTTCATTTTGCAGCATTATTCTTCAATTTAACGGTTGCAAAGATAATGCCATTTCTTGGAATAGCCACGAAATGCGTTAATAATTAACATTTATTCTCTACTTATGTCATTTCTATATAATCGTTTGCCTGTCATTTCAATGTAGTATATCGCTTGTTTGCAAAGCCCAAATGACTTGCTTGCGACTTGTATCTCTGAAAGATAGAAATCTGGGCTTCGGGTTTACGGGTGGTGTCTGACTTGTGCACCATTGCGCTTCTCGGGGGCACAATAGTGCTCTTATCCGAGCACAAAGGTGCCCTTGCCTTGGCACAATAGTGCCCTTCCTTAGGCACTTTGCAAACTTGGCGAAACAAGAATATCTGCTTGGCATTCAGTTCTCATATTTTCTTAATTATAGAAAATGTTTGTTGCGGTCTTTATATAAAAATAAATGTGGTAGATTTTAGAAAAATCTTTATAGCATAGAAAATTTAAAATCGAAAAACGATTTTACCCTTCACCCTTCACCTGTTCGCCTGAAAAGCCGATAAATACTGGGGATTCGTGGGTGAATGGTAAAATTTAACCCTTCACCACCCTTCACCGCCCTTCATCTTTTTTTGCCGTTTTTAGGTAAGCGGCTCCGCGTTTATACCATTGTAGCTTTCTCGTTTGTTCGTACCTTTGCACCATAATTTTTTAATTGCATGAATTATGACAACAAACGAACGTTTTGAGAAGGCTTGGAATTCCTTCTTAATCTATTTGAATCGAAATCCAAAGGCTCACCTGACTCCTTTCTTGAAGGAAAGGCATGTAAATCACCGTACCATGCAAAATTGGATGTCCGAGAAGGGATATTCTGTCCTGCGTGCCAAGCATGAAATCCGCGAAGTTCAGGAGGCAGCCCGTAAGGAAAGAGCAGAAGCCTCTACTGCAAATACCGGCGTGATGTTCGTGCCTATGGAGTCTCCAACTATAGATCTTCCTATGGAGGATCTTCTTCAAGGCATAAACATAACCTTTCCCAATGGAACCGTTGTGTCGATCAAAAAAGGATGCGCCAAGTCTGTTATGGCGTTAATGAAACTTTATGAGAAGGAGGATGCGGTATGTTTGGATTAAATGAGAACACCCAATACTATGTCTGCCAGCGATACGTTCGAATGAACACGGGTATTAATGGCTTGTATCAGATAGTAAGGACGGAGATGGAGCTGCCACCACTTGGCGGTGCTGTCTTCATCTTCTTCTCCAAGAATCGCCAGCAGGTTAAACTGCTAAAATGGGACGGCGATGGTTTCTTGCTATATCACAAGCGACTGGAACGAGGAACCTTTGAATTGCCATTCTTTGACCCTAAGAACAAGCAATGCAAAATGCCGCACAAGACTCTGTCTGCCATCATGAGCGGAATTTGCCTTAAAAGTATGAGATTTAGAAAGAGGCTTAACTTATAGCTGTATTATAATGCCAATAACGTGCTGTATATCAATAAAATAGATAAAATTAATATCCAATAATACTTGCATGTCTCAATATTTTTTCGTACCTTTGCACTATGACAAAGGACGAAATCATAGTACTTTTGAAGGAGCAACTTCAGCTTGCTAACGATACTGTGAGTTCGCTGACCATACAGGTCGGTGAACTCATTGAACGTATAAAGTCATTAGAAGAGCAACTCGTCCAGAAAGGAATCGCCATAGACAAAGCGAATCGTCAGAACAGGGCGCTCGGCAAGCTCGTTTCCGGCAAAAAGTCCGAACGTCAGGAGAAGTGTCTGCAAGACTCAATGACTCAGGAAGAATTTGACAGGAAGAAAAAAGAGCAGGCGGAAAAGAGAAAGGAGCGCAAAAACAATGGGGCCAAGCGTGACATGCATTATGAGATGGAGGAGAAACATGTTACGGTTAATCCAGACATGGATGCGGAACTTTTGAAGACGCTGCGCATCTATGGCACCCGCACCTGTGTGCGTTACAGCATGGAGCCCATCAAGTTCATCAAGACCGTATATCACATCAACACTTATACGGATGGAAATGTCCTGTATCCAGGAAAGACCCCACCAGCATTGCTGCTAAACTCATCCTATACATCTTCTTTTGCAGCAGGTCTACTGCAGTTGCGGTATATCTATTCCATGCCGGTGGAGCGAATCGTCAAATACTTTGCCGACAGTGGGTTCACACTAAGGAAAGCCACGGCAAACAAGCTGATTGCCAGAAGCGCAGACGTACTGGAAAATATCTATAGAGCCATCTGCCAAAAGGTGTTACAGCAGGATTATGTTACGGCAGATGAAACTTATCATAAAGTACTGCTGACGAGGGTAAAGCCTACAGACAATGGCTCGAAGAAAGGTTACCTGTGGGCGGTAAGCGCACCTAAACTGGGACTTGTGTTCTTCGTATATGAGGCTGGATCACGTTCTGAGCAGATCATACTTGATGTGTTCTCGGATTATAAAGGTACAGTACAGAGTGATGCATATGCTCCTTACCGGAAGCTGGAGTCGGATGCTTATCCGGACATTATGAGAATTGCCTGTCTGCAGCATGTCAAGAGAAACTTCATCGACTGTGGCAAGAACGACAAGGATGCACAGGAAGTAGCAGGCATCATCAACAGATTTTATCAAGAAGACAAAAAGCATAAGGTTGGCGTAAATGGATGGACAATAGAGAAACATCTGGCTTATCGGCAATCATACGCACCGGACATTTTGCAGGATTTATTAGAGAAACTGGAGGAATTATCTTCCAGGAAGGATTTGCTGCCCAAATCGCCCTTGGCGCAAGCCGTCGGCTATGCCCTTAACGAGTATAATGCCATTTGTGACATTTTTAAAAGAGGTGATACTGCTCTCGACAACAATTATATTGAGAGAATCCAGAGGTACATATCGCTGTCGAGAAGAAACTCATTATTCTTTGGTTCGCACGAAGGGGCAAGACGAGGAGCTATCCTATATTCTATCGCCATCTCATGCAAAATGAATGGCATTAATCTGTTCGAATACATTAGCGACGTCATAGAAAAGACCGTAGAATGGCAACCAAATACTCCATTGGAAAAATACAGAGACTTGCTTCCTGACAGATGGAAAAAGCAGTAACAGCATTATTCAATCAGCTATTACTGCTTTTTTCAATTATGCAAGGTATAAACGCGGAGCCGCTTACTTTTTTTGCCGTTTTTAGCCTTTTTTAGCTTGGATTGACGGGTTCTTCGTTTTATTTGAAATTTGGCTGATTATGAAAAATATATATATTTTTCCGTTTAAATCCGATGAGAAAAATTGCATCATGGACTTGTGGCACACACTCTCTTGATCTTAATAGACGACTGCTTTTGGTCTTAATAGACGACCAGTTTTAGCCTTCATAGTAGGTTTTTAGGGTAAATGCGATTTTTAGATTGAGGTGATGGGAGGTGAAGGGTGGTGAAGGGTGGTTTTTAGTTGTTTTGTCTATAACTATCTGTATGCCAGATATTTATATTGATAAGGTGAAGGGTGAAGTTTTTTTCTCGTTTCGCTTTTCAAATTTCCAATCATATTATGTTTATGCCTGTGTATGCGTACCAGTGTGCAGGTGCAGGAGCGCGTATGTATATTATAATGTGCACTTGCATTAATTATTCTTTGATATGTAATCAAATGTTAAAATCTTGCTGTTTTTGAAACTTTTTTCTCGAAATATTTGGTGGAATGAAAAATAGTTAGTACTTTTGCACTCGCTTTTGAGAAATACACTTTCTCTTAGCAACAAAAGAAAGAGTTCTTTGAAAGATTTTACATAAACAGACAAGTAGTACAAGAAGCGGTTAACTTCTTAGAAATAAGAAAGTTGACTGGGTAAAAGAAACGAACCGTCAAGAAATTGACAAGTCAGGTTTACTAAGCTTCAATAAACGAAAAAGGATATTCGTCCTAAGTACAGACAACAAACACCGATTGCTTCAGCAATGAGGCAAGAAGTAAAAATGATATTTTACAATGGAGAGTTTGATCCTGGCTCAGGATGAACGCTAGCTACAGGCTTAACACATGCAAGTCGAGGGGAAACGACATCGAAAGCTTGCTTTTGATGGGCGTCGACCGGCGCACGGGTGAGTAACGCGTATCCAACCTGCCCACCACTTGGGGATAACCTTGCGAAAGTAAGACTAATACCCAATGATATCCCACGAAGGCATCCGAATGGGATTAAAGATTTATCGGTGATGGATGGGGATGCGTCTGATTAGCTTGTTGGCGGGGTAACGGCCCACCAAGGCGACGATCAGTAGGGGTTCTGAGAGGAAGGTCCCCCACATTGGAACTGAGACACGGTCCAAACTCCTACGGGAGGCAGCAGTGAGGAATATTGGTCAATGGGCGAGAGCCTGAACCAGCCAAGTAGCGTGCAGGATGACGGCCCTATGGGTTGTAAACTGCTTTTATAAGGGAATAAAGTGGGTCACGTGTGACTTTTTGCATGTACCTTATGAATAAGGACCGGCTAATTCCGTGCCAGCAGCCGCGGTAATACGGAAGGTCCGGGCGTTATCCGGATTTATTGGGTTTAAAGGGAGCGTAGGCCGGAGATTAAGCGTGTTGTGAAATGTAGTGGCTCAACCTCTGCACTGCAGCGCGAACTGGTCTTCTTGAGTACGCACAACGTGGGCGGAATTCGTGGTGTAGCGGTGAAATGCTTAGATATCACGAAGAACTCCGATTGCGAAGGCAGCTCACGGGAGCGCAACTGACGCTGAAGCTCGAAAGTGCGGGTATCGAACAGGATTAGATACCCTGGTAGTCCGCACGGTAAACGATGGATGCCCGCTGTTGGCCTGAATAGGTCAGCGGCCAAGCGAAAGCATTAAGCATCCCACCTGGGGAGTACGCCGGCAACGGTGAAACTCAAAGGAATTGACGGGGGCCCGCACAAGCGGAGGAACATGTGGTTTAATTCGATGATACGCGAGGAACCTTACCCGGGCTTGAATTGCAGAGGAAGGATTTGGAGACAATGACGCCCTTCGGGGTCTCTGTGAAGGTGCTGCATGGTTGTCGTCAGCTCGTGCCGTGAGGTGTCGGCTTAAGTGCCATAACGAGCGCAACCCCTCTCCTTAGTTGCCATCAGGTCAAGCTGGGCACTCTGGGGACACTGCCACCGTAAGGTGTGAGGAAGGTGGGGATGACGTCAAATCAGCACGGCCCTTACGTCCGGGGCTACACACGTGTTACAATGGCAGGTACAGAGAGATGGTCCTTTGCAAAACGGATCAAATCCTTAAAGCCTGTCTCAGTTCG
This is a stretch of genomic DNA from Segatella hominis. It encodes these proteins:
- the tnpB gene encoding IS66 family insertion sequence element accessory protein TnpB (TnpB, as the term is used for proteins encoded by IS66 family insertion elements, is considered an accessory protein, since TnpC, encoded by a neighboring gene, is a DDE family transposase.), which translates into the protein MFGLNENTQYYVCQRYVRMNTGINGLYQIVRTEMELPPLGGAVFIFFSKNRQQVKLLKWDGDGFLLYHKRLERGTFELPFFDPKNKQCKMPHKTLSAIMSGICLKSMRFRKRLNL
- a CDS encoding Bax inhibitor-1/YccA family protein gives rise to the protein MTEKEMYNFINEQNQETGFAYNEKERGLSNVFSALMRKVYVWMTFALIITGVTAYGVASSPTLLTTIYTNSAIMWGLIIAEFVLVFAISGAINRLSLGTATLLFILYSVLNGATLSSIFVLYEMTSIAKVFFITAGTFGAMAFYGYTSKRDLTSIGKILFMALIGLIIATVVNMFLKSPGFDYILSYVGVAIFVGLTAWDSQKIKQMLQMQYDMSEGAQKLALLGALTLYLDFINLFLYLLRIFGGSNRD
- a CDS encoding GH92 family glycosyl hydrolase; translation: MKKVILVIGFVMCLLLVQAQTRRQMGGVYCAYPFTEVETGKTLSIEKYEDEDNLVLEGYTPFYISHYGRHGSRWMPHDDRYTWVNRHFEDVSNLTPLGKKVRKILWRVWDNAQGNGGKLSKLGALQHRGIANRMYQRFPHIFATGNRVTARSSVVDRCVKSMLAFTDELHHLQPSLTMDVKTDSADMAWIAYTSPEEKALENRTKVTPKVSTERFMHLLFKDISKIDDPMKLMGEMQAITSSIQDVGLNFKSYPKDIEEQLNALFTDEEFRAFYEANNKRMTICNGEDLYNERIPMRSAVSLWHHIRDDADRALALGKPSADLRFGHDTNLYRLLTLLGAGYERVTEETGMFESSCDRYDYNRMDVVVPMATNLQMIFYKKDVPDEAHPEKNIVVRLLYNEVNEAQIKGMEDVFYGSDAPSYDKNYFSWEEFKQYMESRIDKAEHVRQLHALNTMVGTAQANTKTAGMFGKGSEEHGQTLPAVLVPNGQNSWTPQTQDTEKKCIAPYYYKDTELQGFRNSHWIVGGCTQDYGSFTVATLGGKLRLQPEERATPFSHADEISHPHYYAINLKKEHLKTELTALSHTAILRVTPQEDQDVHIVINPNSDEGEGYIEIDTLNHRVYGYNPVHRIYQGWGEPAGFSGHFILEYPEGLVDFGVFSKENKKGKGLEAKGARIGAWLTFKGQTEKSMELRTASSFTGKENALSNLEKEVDNLASSFDEMRERAIDAWCDRFHTIDVQSKDTAKVNQFYGAFYRASFLPRQMSDVNGDYPPFAHGETKQENPSLVTLHSSLPKAYGDFSMWDIYRAELPLYNIITPTLSGDMMQSLVNMYKEGGWMPIFPCWNSYTAAMIGDHAGVALADAYVKGIRGFDAQTAYQGMRKNAFQSPKSFEEYKNGMGRRALKSYLKYGFIPMEDSVKEAFHQNEQTSRTLEYAFDDFAVAQMAKLLADSLEYQKNKGNFLSLDKKMLLADYEQLMRRSENWRHVINPKTGWADGRHQNRKWENNLDLVHRKSYITEGATCHYTWYVPQNVEGLFQVINNSGQNVITRLDRMFDEGLYWHGNEPCHQIAYLYNKAGAPWKTQQRIHHILNTEYNDTPGGLSGNDDAGQMSAWYMFSAIGFYPVCPATPYYYIGTPSFDKVTFNLENGRKFEIVAEGVDDENFYIQQVDLNGKSGYYLSHDDLLKGGKLSFRMGNSPKY
- the tnpC gene encoding IS66 family transposase; this translates as MTKDEIIVLLKEQLQLANDTVSSLTIQVGELIERIKSLEEQLVQKGIAIDKANRQNRALGKLVSGKKSERQEKCLQDSMTQEEFDRKKKEQAEKRKERKNNGAKRDMHYEMEEKHVTVNPDMDAELLKTLRIYGTRTCVRYSMEPIKFIKTVYHINTYTDGNVLYPGKTPPALLLNSSYTSSFAAGLLQLRYIYSMPVERIVKYFADSGFTLRKATANKLIARSADVLENIYRAICQKVLQQDYVTADETYHKVLLTRVKPTDNGSKKGYLWAVSAPKLGLVFFVYEAGSRSEQIILDVFSDYKGTVQSDAYAPYRKLESDAYPDIMRIACLQHVKRNFIDCGKNDKDAQEVAGIINRFYQEDKKHKVGVNGWTIEKHLAYRQSYAPDILQDLLEKLEELSSRKDLLPKSPLAQAVGYALNEYNAICDIFKRGDTALDNNYIERIQRYISLSRRNSLFFGSHEGARRGAILYSIAISCKMNGINLFEYISDVIEKTVEWQPNTPLEKYRDLLPDRWKKQ